Below is a window of Candidatus Saganbacteria bacterium DNA.
TGAAACTGTCTAAAAACGCCGAGATCATCATTGAAAAAAGATACCTTCAAAAGGACAAGAACGGAAAACCGGCCGAGACAGTCTCCCAGTTTTTTAAAAGGGTCGCAAAAACAATAGCCGCCGTCGATAAAAAATATGACCCCGGATCAAAGGTCTCCGATATAGAGGCTGAATTCTATAAAGCGATGAGCGAAGGGGAATTCCTGCCTAACTCTCCCGCCCTTATGAACGCCGGCGCGGAAGCCGGGCAGCTTTTCGCCTGTTTTGTGCTTCCTGTCGAAGACCGCTTGAAAGATATATTTGAGACCCTCAAGAACACGGCCCTTATTCAACAAAGCGGCGGGGGAGTAGGGTTCAACTTCGGCCGCCTCAGGCCCAAAAGCTCGGCGGTAAAGTCGACACGAGGGGTATCTTCGGGCCCCGTTTCGTTCATGAAGGTTTTTGATGCCGCGACAGAAGTGATCGGACAAGGCGGCAGAAGACGCGGCGCGAATATGGGCATTTTACCGGTGGACCATCCCGACATAATGGAATTCATTTCTTCCAAACAAAAAGAAAAAGCCCTTTCAAATTTTAATCTTTCTGTTGCTGTGACCGATAAGTTCATGGAAGCCGCAAAAAAAGGCGCTAAATACAATCTAATTGATCCCAGGACAAAAAAATCCGCCGGGAACCTTAATGCGGGAGACGTCTTTTCCGAGATCGCCCGCTGGGCCTGGGAATGTGGAGATCCCGGAATTGTCTTTATCGATGCCATCAATAAAAACAACCCCGTCAAAAAGATGGGGGCCATAGAAGCGACAAACCCATGCGGGGAGCAACCATTATTGCCGTATGAATCCTGCTGTCTCGGCTCCGTCAACCTTTCAAAGGTCGTAAAAAACGGGGGGCCCGATCTTAAGCATCTTAAAGAGCTTGTCCGGTTAGGGGTTCACTTCCTTGATAACTTGATAGATGCAAACAAGTTCCCTATTGCCGAGATCGAAAAGGCGACCCTGGCCAACAGAAAGATCGGGCTCGGGGTAATGGGATTTGCTGATATGCTCATCAAGCTGGGCATCCCTTACGACAGCCCAAAAGCTGTGGCTCTCGCTGAAAAGCTTATGAAATTTATCAGGGAAGAAGCGCAAAAGATGTCCCAGGAGCTCGCGGCGACAAGGGGTTCGTTCCCTAATTTCAAAGACAGCGCTTATAAATCAAAGGTCAAGGCTATGCGCAATGCCACCGTTACCACGATCGCTCCGACCGGAACTATCAGCATAATCGCCGGCTGTTCTTCCGGGATCGAACCAATCTTTGCGGTGGCTTATGTCAGGCTGCTCGCTGACGGTCAGGAGATCGTCGAGTGCTGCCCTCTTTTTGAAGAGATGATGAAAAAGCGCAAACTTTACAATCACGAATTCTGCAAAAGGGTCCTTTCCGAAGGCGGAATAAACGAGATGTCCAGCATACCCGAAGATATAAAAAAACTATTTCTCCCGGCAGTCGGGATCTCATATGAATGGCACGTGGCCATAGCGGCAGCATTTCAAAAATATACCGACAATGCCGTTTCAAAGACCGTCAATCTTCCTTCGTCCGCATCAAAAGAGGATGTTAAAAATGTGTTTCTCTCCGCATACAAGAACAAATGTAAGGGCATTACCGTGTTCCGGCAGGGATGCAAAAAAGAGCAGGTCCTTTCCATCAAACCCGAAGATACGGGGCGCATTGCGGTTGAAAGCGAATTCGCCGGAGGGTGCCCCGTGAGTTACTGCGTAGATTGAAATATCCCCTTGACAGCCCATATATGTAGCGTGATATACTCATAGTCCCCACTAAATAGGGTGGTTTTCCATGAAAAGGTAAAAAGGGCTATGAAGTGTCCCGCGTGCGGAAAAGACGATGATAAAGTGCTTGAGTCCCGCTCTATAGACGACGGCTCTGCCGTCAGGAGAAGGAGAGAATGCATCGACTGCAAAGCGCGTTTTACTTCTTATGAAAGAGTGGAAGAAAAGCCTCTCGTAGTAATAAAAAAGGATAATACCCGTCAGCCCTACAGCAGAGAAAAACTTGTGGGCGGCATCAGGAAGTCCTGCGAAAAAAGGCCGGTCTCTTCGGATGATATAGAACAGATCGCCGACGATGTCGAAAAGTTTTTGTACTCCGAGTACGGCAGGGAGGTCCCGACGTCCCAGATCGGCGAGATCGTGATGGACAAGCTTCAGAATATCGACCAGGTCGCCTATGTGCGGTTCGCATCCGTATACCGGCAGTTCGAAAAAGTCACGGACTTTGTTAAAGAGATAAAAAGCCTGAATTAACGGCCAATCAACAGAAGGGGGAATTACCATGTCCAGCGAAGAATTGAACTTGTCCGAAAACGCGATAAAGGTCCTTGAAAAAAGATATTTAAAGCGCGACGAGAAAGGGAATGTGACGGAAAATCCGGAGGATCTTTTCCGCAGGGTATCAAAAAATATCGCCTCTGCGGAAGTGAGGTTCTCGTCGACAATAGAGGCGAAGCAGGTGGAGGACGAATTTTTCCGGATGATCTCCTCACTGGAATTTCTTCCGAATTCCCCTACTCTCATGAACGCCGGGAGGGCCTTGCAGCAATTATCCGCGTGTTTCGTGCTGCCTGTCGATGATTCTTTGGAAAATATCTTCGAGACGGTAAAAGAGACCGCGATGATCCACAAGAGCGGCGGCGGGACCGGGTTTTCTTTTTCTCATTTGAGGCCAAAGGACGACATCGTCCTGACGACCAAAGGGGTTTCTTCGGGACCTGTATCTTTTATGACCGTATTTGACGCCGCGACCGAAGCGGTAAAACAGGGCGGCACCCGCCGCGGCGCCAATATGGGCATACTTCGCGTGGACCATCCGGATATCCTTGATTTTATTACCTGCAAAAGAGATAACAATAAAATAAACAATTTTAATATTTCGGTAGCTGTCACTGACGAGTTCATGGAAGCGGTGGAAGAAGGCAGGATGTACGATCTTGTTAACCCGCGGACAAAAGAAAAAATGCGCAGCCTTAACGCCAAAGAGGTTTTTGACCTTATTACCGAGATGGCATGGAAGAACGGCGATCCGGGGATCATCTTTATCGACAGGATGAATGCTTTTAATCCCACTCCTCTTATAGGGGAGATCGAGGCTACAAATCCCTGCGGGGAGCAGCCTCTGCTCCCT
It encodes the following:
- a CDS encoding adenosylcobalamin-dependent ribonucleoside-diphosphate reductase, with the protein product MKLSKNAEIIIEKRYLQKDKNGKPAETVSQFFKRVAKTIAAVDKKYDPGSKVSDIEAEFYKAMSEGEFLPNSPALMNAGAEAGQLFACFVLPVEDRLKDIFETLKNTALIQQSGGGVGFNFGRLRPKSSAVKSTRGVSSGPVSFMKVFDAATEVIGQGGRRRGANMGILPVDHPDIMEFISSKQKEKALSNFNLSVAVTDKFMEAAKKGAKYNLIDPRTKKSAGNLNAGDVFSEIARWAWECGDPGIVFIDAINKNNPVKKMGAIEATNPCGEQPLLPYESCCLGSVNLSKVVKNGGPDLKHLKELVRLGVHFLDNLIDANKFPIAEIEKATLANRKIGLGVMGFADMLIKLGIPYDSPKAVALAEKLMKFIREEAQKMSQELAATRGSFPNFKDSAYKSKVKAMRNATVTTIAPTGTISIIAGCSSGIEPIFAVAYVRLLADGQEIVECCPLFEEMMKKRKLYNHEFCKRVLSEGGINEMSSIPEDIKKLFLPAVGISYEWHVAIAAAFQKYTDNAVSKTVNLPSSASKEDVKNVFLSAYKNKCKGITVFRQGCKKEQVLSIKPEDTGRIAVESEFAGGCPVSYCVD
- the nrdR gene encoding transcriptional regulator NrdR; this encodes MKCPACGKDDDKVLESRSIDDGSAVRRRRECIDCKARFTSYERVEEKPLVVIKKDNTRQPYSREKLVGGIRKSCEKRPVSSDDIEQIADDVEKFLYSEYGREVPTSQIGEIVMDKLQNIDQVAYVRFASVYRQFEKVTDFVKEIKSLN